A region from the Salmo trutta chromosome 40, fSalTru1.1, whole genome shotgun sequence genome encodes:
- the LOC115180140 gene encoding protein mono-ADP-ribosyltransferase TIPARP has product MTDLSSIKGKKRGPTTVITEACPKSPKVSFLTPSLLLMEVPSDTNTSLPVWDAMHSQQVDVVWTVTPYSINVRFTPLPSKSGQTTSASNTPICSPGKSSSTTRIIQSSSDPSALSQTQMIIQPLPQQITPSVLLTFPQSTLIPQPGAVTISPHKPQNMTPGPVKTTSFILPLPVIITQPQPVHQPTTPAQTQAQAASTNQPPGTSKTAVSLTFHTNTSGDVQICDHFLTYFCRMGSNCKQHHTPYPFHWQLWCVNSHQWVDFTPRTQVNLEKAYCNVNREEIGVKEGTDMFTLHFDTMTLKDGEKYDRVRRLQNTADPTKNPHLYTRWCFFWWNNLSWTKYKPDVSKILLDKRDAGELECRFHILAVEYKVDFISMIQTNVTTGFQRAIRLRPFYRSLKSLRAHLRTGILLDGLASTSTEPSPANFSVDPLGEFSTWYPPVWTPSSAPDQDYSMVDVPANTQAFQKVHCLFHKTLSKTRVEIVSLHQIQNVLHWDKFQRYKEHMRKRGDTKEDGALERHLFHGTVGDFIEDICHNNFDPRVSGVNGFMYGYGSYFARDAAYSNTFAAVSPDAGVRHMFLAKVLVGKVSVGKCKYRRPPPVRSTKEDYNLYDTCVDQLVNPTIFVVFDRCQCYPYYLIKYKELLVVDVNE; this is encoded by the exons ATGACTGACCTTTCATCAATCAAAGGGAAGAAGAGGGGACCTACAACCGTGATCACAGAGGCCTGTCCAAAGTCTCCCAAGGTCAGCTTCCTCACTCCTTCTCTACTGCTCATGGAGGTCCCTTCTGACACCAACACCAGTCTGCCAGTGTGGGACGCCATGCACTCCCAACAGGTGGACGTTGTCTGGACTGTGACACCATACAGTATCAATGTCCGCTTCACTCCTCTCCCGTCCAAGTCAGGGCAGACTACTAGTGCCAGCAATACTCCTATCTGCTCTCCTGGCAAAAGCAGCAGCACCACCAGGATCATCCAGTCGTCGTCAGACCCATCAGCCCTAAGCCAGACCCAAATGATCATCCAACCTCTACCACAACAAATCACCCCCAGTGTGCTCCTCACCTTTCCTCAAAGCACCCTCATTCCTCAACCTGGAGCAGTCACCATCTCACCTCACAAGCCCCAAAACATGACACCGGGCCCAGTCAAAACCACCTCTTTCATCCTCCCCCTGCCTGTCATCATCACCCAGCCACAGCCTGTCCACCAGCCTACCACCCCAGCCCAAACACAAGCCCAAGCCGCTAGCACTAATCAGCCCCCTGGTACATCCAAGACAGCAGTCAGTCTGACCTTCCACACAAACACCTCCGGCGACGTCCAGATCTGCGACCACTTTCTCACTTACTTCTGCAGGATGGGGAGCAACTGCAAGCAGCACCACACGCCATACCCCTTCCACTGGCAGCTGTGGTGTGTCAACAGTCACCAGTGGGTAGACTTCACCCCGCGCACCCAGGTTAATCTAGAGAAGGCCTACTGCAATGTCAACCGGGAGGAGATTGGAGTCAAGGAAGG TACGGATATGTTCACCCTGCACTTTGACACCATGACGTTGAAGGACGGGGAGAAATACGACCGGGTCAGAAGACTCCAGAACACCGCAGACCCAACCAAGAACCCTCACCTCTACACCAGATGGTGCTTCTTCTGGTGGAATAACCTCAGCTGGACAAAGTACAAACCC GATGTGTCCAAGATCCTTCTGGACAAGAGGGATGCTGGGGAGCTGGAGTGTCGTTTCCACATCTTAGCGGTGGAATACAAGGTGGACTTCATCAGTATGATCCAGACCAACGTCACCACAGGGTTTCAGCGGGCCATCCGACTCAGACCCTTCTACCGCTCCCTTAAGTCTCTGAGAGCGCATTTGAG GACAGGTATACTGCTGGATGGTCTGGCCAGCACATCCACCGAGCCTTCCCCGGCCAACTTCAGTGTAGACCCCCTGGGGGAGTTCAGCACCTGGTACCCCCCAGTGTGGACCCCTAGCTCCGCCCCAGACCAGGACTACAGCATGGTGGATGTACCTGCCAACACCCAGGCCTTCCAGAAGGTCCACTGCCTGTTCCACAAGACCCTGTCAAAGACCCGGGTGGAGATAGTCAGCCTCCACCAGATCCAGAATGTTCTCCACTGGGACAAGTTCCAAAG GTACAAGGAGCACATGCGGAAGCGCGGCGACACCAAGGAAGACGGGGCTCTGGAGAGGCACCTGTTCCACGGGACCGTCGGGGACTTCATTGAGGACATCTGCCACAACAACTTTGACCCGCGTGTCTCGGGAGTCAACGGGTTCATGTACGGCTACGGCTCCTACTTCGCCCGCGACGCCGCCTACTCCAACACATTCGCTGCAGTGTCACCTGACGCTGGGGTGCGTCACATGTTCCTGGCCAAGGTGCTGGTGGGAAAGGTGAGCGTGGGCAAGTGCAAATACCGCCGGCCGCCACCCGTCAGATCCACGAAGGAGGACTACAACCTGTACGACACCTGTGTGGACCAGCTGGTCAACCCCACCATCTTTGTAGTTTTTGACCGGTGCCAGTGCTACCCCTACTACCTGATCAAATACAAAGAACTGCTAGTGGTGGACGTCAATGAGTAG